The proteins below come from a single Rosa rugosa chromosome 2, drRosRugo1.1, whole genome shotgun sequence genomic window:
- the LOC133732527 gene encoding stemmadenine O-acetyltransferase-like has protein sequence MKFQVEVLSTETIKPSSPTPDHLRHHKLSYLDQIQPPVFMPMVLFYPTEPNHNDLDLISIHEQRCSKIKKALSDTLVKFYPLAGRVHGTQYVDCNDEGAYYVEAKTDCKISDIIDNPNPKDFNKFLPFELDAAHELPVCFQVTFFACGGMSIAMGMSHKVGDALSYFTFLNGLAAEARGEGNDIRHPDFISDKYFPQKNLSGFFQHRSGIIKQNISTKRFVFDAPMVQAIRAKCIDMSRRPTRVEALSAFIWSCYIASCTGIHQDGVTTDAMYTVSHAVNLRTRMEPPLPENTFGNVTRTAIAVPPLPVDPKDGTLHGVVNHVREAIKQVDKEYIKKLQEGDGHLSFLRSRTEEVKRGEVVSFSFTSLCRFPIYDADFGWGKPVYVGSASFTFKNLVSFFDTNVGDGVEAWINLLEEDMKKFEADEELLKYVSPAPSSKNANK, from the coding sequence ATGAAGTTTCAAGTGGAGGTTCTCTCAACTGAGACGATCAAACCCTCATCTCCAACCCCTGACCACCTCCGCCACCACAAGCTCTCCTATCTCGACCAAATTCAGCCCCCAGTCTTCATGCCCATGGTCCTCTTCTACCCAACAGAACCCAACCACAACGACCTGGACCTCATTTCCATCCACGAACAGCGTTGCAGCAAAATCAAGAAGGCCTTATCCGACACCTTAGTCAAGTTCTACCCACTAGCCGGAAGAGTCCACGGAACCCAATACGTGGATTGCAACGACGAAGGAGCCTACTACGTCGAAGCCAAGACCGACTGCAAAATCTCTGACATCATCGACAACCCAAACCCTAAGGACTTCAACAAGTTCCTCCCTTTCGAGCTTGACGCAGCTCATGAGCTTCCCGTGTGCTTCCAGGTCACCTTCTTCGCCTGCGGCGGCATGAGCATCGCCATGGGGATGTCCCACAAGGTCGGGGACGCCCTCTCCTACTTCACGTTTCTCAATGGCCTGGCCGCTGAGGCTCGTGGGGAGGGCAACGATATTCGCCATCCCGATTTCATCTCAGACAAGTACTTCCCCCAAAAGAACTTATCCGGATTCTTCCAACACCGTAGCGGGATCATAAAGCAAAACATCTCAACAAAACGCTTCGTCTTCGACGCTCCAATGGTTCAGGCCATCCGAGCCAAATGCATCGACATGTCCAGACGCCCTACTCGCGTTGAAGCCCTATCAGCCTTCATATGGAGCTGCTACATAGCATCATGCACCGGCATTCACCAAGATGGTGTCACCACCGATGCGATGTACACTGTTTCTCATGCTGTGAACCTCCGCACGAGAATGGAGCCACCACTTCCGGAAAACACATTCGGAAACGTGACCCGAACCGCCATTGCTGTGCCGCCCCTACCCGTTGACCCGAAAGATGGGACGCTTCATGGAGTGGTTAATCACGTCAGGgaggccatcaagcaagtaGACAAAGAGTACATAAAGAAACTGCAAGAGGGTGACGGACACTTGAGCTTCTTGAGGAGCCGTACGGAGGAGGTGAAACGCGGAGAGGTGGTGTCGTTTAGCTTCACGAGTCTGTGTAGGTTTCCGATCTACGACGCTGATTTTGGATGGGGAAAGCCTGTTTATGTTGGTTCTGCCAGCTTTACGTTCAAGAACTTGGTTAGTTTCTTTGACACTAACGTAGGGGACGGAGTTGAGGCGTGGATCAATCTGTTGGAGGAAGACATGAAAAAATTCGAGGCGGACGAGGAGCTTCTCAAATATGTTTCGCCCGCCCCGAGTTCGAAGAATGCCAACAAATGA